Proteins encoded in a region of the Haloarcula sp. CBA1129 genome:
- a CDS encoding homoserine dehydrogenase yields MRIAVIGAGAVGSSVVELASDHGHSVTAFADSSSAVIDSDGIDTAEALDRKRTDGVVGSDAPEDALSAEYDVLVEATPTTLGDAEPGFSHVQAALERDRHAVLANKGPVAERYADVRALERESEGSVLFEATVGGAMPVLSTIDDFDPSHITAVRGVLNGTANFILSRMATEGLDYEHVLAEAQDLGVAEADPTFDVDGTDAALKGVIIANVLSDDETEYTLDDAEVTGIQEISGSALELARADGRTVRLIAEVVEGSVRVGPRLVPDNAPLAVSGTRNIAQLETEHAGQLNISGRGAGGPETASAVLADIGRL; encoded by the coding sequence ATGAGAATCGCCGTCATCGGAGCCGGCGCAGTCGGCTCCTCCGTCGTCGAATTAGCGAGCGACCACGGCCATTCAGTTACTGCGTTCGCTGACTCCAGTAGCGCCGTTATCGATAGCGACGGTATCGATACTGCCGAGGCCCTCGACCGGAAGCGGACCGACGGCGTCGTCGGCAGTGACGCACCTGAAGACGCACTCTCGGCCGAGTACGACGTGCTCGTCGAGGCGACGCCGACGACACTCGGCGACGCTGAACCGGGATTCAGCCACGTACAGGCTGCGCTTGAACGGGACCGCCATGCCGTGTTGGCGAACAAAGGCCCGGTTGCCGAGCGCTACGCCGACGTTCGCGCGCTGGAACGCGAAAGCGAGGGGTCCGTGCTGTTCGAGGCAACTGTCGGCGGTGCGATGCCGGTCCTCTCGACCATCGACGACTTCGACCCGAGTCATATCACCGCCGTCCGCGGGGTGCTCAACGGCACGGCGAACTTCATCCTCTCGCGGATGGCGACCGAGGGTCTCGATTACGAGCACGTCCTTGCGGAAGCGCAGGACCTCGGCGTTGCCGAGGCCGACCCGACTTTCGACGTGGACGGCACCGACGCGGCGCTGAAAGGCGTCATCATCGCGAACGTTCTGTCCGACGACGAAACGGAGTACACCCTCGACGATGCCGAGGTCACGGGGATTCAGGAAATCTCCGGCAGCGCGCTCGAACTCGCGCGGGCGGACGGCCGGACCGTCCGGCTCATCGCCGAGGTCGTCGAGGGCTCCGTCCGCGTCGGCCCGCGACTCGTCCCGGACAACGCGCCGCTTGCCGTCTCCGGCACGCGGAACATCGCCCAACTGGAGACCGAACACGCCGGCCAGCTCAACATCTCCGGTCGTGGTGCCGGCGGTCCGGAGACGGCGAGCGCAGTGCTTGCCGACATCGGCCGACTGTAA
- the tuf gene encoding translation elongation factor EF-1 subunit alpha, producing MSDEQHQNLAIIGHVDHGKSTLVGRLLYETGSVPEHVIEQHKEEAEEKGKGGFEFAYVMDNLAEERERGVTIDIAHQEFSTDAYDFTIVDCPGHRDFVKNMITGASQADNAVLVVAADDGVQPQTQEHVFLARTLGIGELVVGVNKMDLVDYGESEYKQVVEEVKDLLTQVRFDPDNAKFIPLSAFEGDNVAEESENTDWYDGEILLEALNNLPAPEPPTDAPLRLPIQDVYTISGIGTVPVGRVETGILNTGDNVSFQPSDVSGEVKTVEMHHEEVPKAEPGDNVGFNVRGVGKDDIRRGDVCGPADDPPSVAETFQAQIVVMQHPSVITEGYTPVFHAHTAQVACTVESIDKKIDPSSGEVAEENPDFIQNGDAAVVTVRPQKPLSIEPSSEIPELGSFAIRDMGQTIAAGKVLSVNER from the coding sequence ATGAGCGACGAACAACACCAGAACCTGGCCATTATCGGCCACGTCGACCACGGGAAGAGCACGCTCGTCGGCCGACTCCTGTACGAGACAGGATCGGTACCGGAGCACGTCATCGAACAGCACAAAGAAGAAGCCGAGGAGAAAGGCAAGGGCGGATTCGAGTTCGCCTACGTCATGGACAACCTCGCCGAAGAGCGTGAGCGTGGTGTCACCATCGACATCGCCCACCAGGAGTTCAGCACCGACGCCTACGATTTCACCATCGTGGACTGTCCTGGTCACCGCGACTTCGTGAAGAACATGATTACCGGCGCGTCCCAGGCCGACAACGCCGTCCTGGTCGTCGCCGCAGACGACGGCGTTCAGCCGCAGACGCAGGAGCACGTCTTCCTGGCCCGCACTCTGGGCATCGGCGAGCTCGTCGTCGGCGTCAACAAGATGGACCTCGTCGACTACGGCGAGTCCGAGTACAAGCAGGTCGTCGAAGAGGTCAAGGACCTCCTCACGCAGGTCCGCTTCGACCCTGACAACGCCAAGTTCATCCCGCTCTCGGCGTTCGAAGGCGACAATGTCGCCGAGGAGTCCGAGAACACGGACTGGTACGACGGCGAAATCCTGCTGGAAGCACTCAACAACCTGCCGGCTCCGGAGCCGCCGACGGACGCGCCGCTCCGACTGCCGATTCAGGACGTTTACACCATCTCCGGTATCGGTACGGTCCCGGTTGGCCGTGTCGAGACTGGTATCCTGAACACGGGCGACAACGTCAGCTTCCAGCCGTCTGACGTCTCCGGTGAAGTGAAGACCGTCGAGATGCACCACGAGGAAGTCCCGAAGGCCGAGCCCGGTGACAACGTCGGGTTCAACGTCCGCGGCGTCGGCAAGGACGACATCCGACGCGGTGACGTCTGTGGTCCGGCCGACGACCCGCCATCGGTCGCCGAGACCTTCCAGGCTCAGATCGTCGTGATGCAGCACCCGTCCGTCATCACGGAAGGGTACACGCCGGTCTTCCACGCCCACACGGCACAGGTCGCCTGTACTGTCGAGTCCATCGACAAGAAGATCGACCCGTCCTCCGGCGAGGTCGCCGAGGAGAACCCCGACTTCATCCAGAACGGGGACGCTGCCGTCGTGACGGTCCGCCCACAGAAGCCGCTCAGCATCGAGCCGTCCTCCGAGATTCCGGAGCTCGGTTCGTTCGCTATCCGCGACATGGGCCAGACCATCGCCGCCGGCAAAGTCCTCAGCGTCAACGAGCGATAA
- the rpsJ gene encoding 30S ribosomal protein S10 yields the protein MSQQARVRLAGTSPEDLDDICADVREIANKTGVELSGPVPLPTKTLEVPTRKSPDGEGTATWEHWEMRVHKRLIDIDADERALRQLMRIQVPNDVSIEIVLED from the coding sequence ATGTCCCAGCAGGCACGCGTTCGGCTCGCGGGCACAAGCCCCGAGGACCTCGACGACATCTGCGCCGATGTGCGGGAGATCGCGAACAAGACCGGTGTCGAACTCTCCGGTCCGGTTCCGCTCCCCACCAAGACGCTGGAAGTTCCCACCCGGAAGTCCCCCGACGGTGAAGGGACCGCGACGTGGGAGCACTGGGAAATGCGCGTCCACAAGCGGCTCATCGATATCGACGCCGACGAACGGGCACTGCGCCAGCTGATGCGCATCCAAGTTCCCAACGACGTCTCCATCGAGATCGTCCTCGAGGACTAA
- a CDS encoding sigma-70 region 4 domain-containing protein — protein sequence MSRAERSWQPSDDLPGTVGGPPTLSMPDDWTLSTAWQRAQQESDDGGAVNDAERIVSLSDGDGYHRVLWALQSRTLVAECDCQGYHYNDGWCAHVASLWWQWVRGQIVVAHLDTGREYPEPPAWLLLDADPTAYDHLPPAQLDAYLACDLGSFGVREFARYTDRAAGTVGNLLADAREKTAGCRR from the coding sequence ATGAGCCGTGCCGAGCGCAGTTGGCAGCCAAGCGACGATCTCCCCGGAACGGTTGGTGGGCCGCCCACTCTGTCGATGCCCGACGACTGGACACTCTCGACGGCATGGCAGCGTGCCCAGCAGGAGAGCGACGACGGCGGTGCCGTGAACGATGCCGAGCGCATCGTGAGCCTGTCCGACGGCGACGGCTACCACCGCGTTCTCTGGGCGCTACAGAGCCGTACACTCGTCGCTGAGTGCGACTGTCAGGGCTACCACTACAACGACGGTTGGTGTGCCCACGTCGCCTCGCTGTGGTGGCAGTGGGTCCGTGGGCAGATCGTCGTCGCACATCTCGATACCGGCCGCGAGTACCCAGAGCCACCAGCATGGCTCCTCCTCGATGCCGACCCGACTGCCTACGACCACCTTCCTCCTGCCCAACTCGACGCCTACCTCGCCTGTGACCTCGGTAGCTTCGGCGTTCGGGAGTTCGCTCGCTACACCGACCGAGCGGCTGGTACTGTCGGTAATCTGCTGGCCGACGCCAGAGAGAAGACTGCGGGGTGCCGTCGATGA
- a CDS encoding ATP-binding protein produces the protein MNLAFVAQSGWGKSFHAQAWMESNASEYAALVVMDYCAEYRGLVKAGIADHLIVGPVEVQWSVQDWMAVLKANPHIVLERHKAEIGTDRWREICTRIASAVRRLDRDQLVVVDEAHFVAPQRQKLPQPVKELATTGRGAGTSTMWVTQRTAEIDKSVLTQCHARMIGGFDGGEIGPLETSIQYPADLHDPGADLPPSGLPDNLLPDDRERPTSLQKHKDPDGSITGTEWIYSDDDGERSRLNTANVSMDSTHYGSEGNDLNAPEYT, from the coding sequence GTGAATCTCGCTTTCGTTGCACAGTCGGGCTGGGGGAAGTCCTTCCACGCTCAGGCGTGGATGGAGAGCAACGCCAGCGAGTACGCGGCGCTCGTCGTAATGGACTACTGCGCGGAGTACCGGGGACTCGTCAAAGCCGGGATAGCTGACCATCTCATCGTCGGGCCGGTCGAAGTACAGTGGTCCGTACAGGACTGGATGGCGGTGCTGAAGGCAAACCCGCACATCGTCTTAGAACGGCACAAGGCCGAAATCGGAACCGACAGGTGGCGCGAAATCTGCACCCGTATCGCCTCGGCAGTCCGTCGACTAGATCGGGACCAACTCGTAGTAGTCGATGAGGCCCACTTTGTCGCCCCTCAGCGCCAGAAGCTCCCACAGCCGGTGAAAGAACTGGCGACGACCGGCCGGGGCGCTGGTACGTCGACAATGTGGGTCACACAGCGGACGGCAGAGATAGACAAAAGCGTACTCACACAGTGCCATGCCCGGATGATTGGAGGGTTCGACGGCGGCGAAATCGGCCCACTCGAAACCTCTATTCAGTACCCTGCCGACCTGCACGATCCCGGTGCGGACCTGCCACCGTCGGGACTCCCTGACAACCTGCTGCCGGACGACAGAGAGCGGCCCACGTCGCTACAGAAGCACAAGGACCCAGACGGCTCTATCACCGGCACAGAGTGGATTTACTCAGACGACGACGGCGAGCGAAGCCGGCTCAACACTGCAAACGTCTCAATGGACAGCACGCACTACGGAAGCGAAGGCAACGACCTCAACGCCCCAGAATACACATGA